Part of the Vigna unguiculata cultivar IT97K-499-35 chromosome 3, ASM411807v1, whole genome shotgun sequence genome, ACTTTTCCAACATTGCTCCATCACCTACAACACTGTCCTTCTTCAAAGAATTATTGAGACATTAGATACCGTTTTTCTGTCTAAACTTTTACAAGccatttcatcattttcttcctTATAACACCCACATAAGAATGTTGACTTTGTGCTCCATCAAGCATCATTCCAACACTTTTACAACATGGATCAtcataatatattatcaaaaactttaatacataacataaataattcACATACACTGGTGTATTACACAAACTCTCTCAGATATAATAAGAATATGCATATCGTTGTACATATGATAAGATACTCTCCCCAAAGTTCAGTGTTATTTGAATATACACAAAAGAGAAAACTGACAAAATTATACCACATCGAATTCGCTTGCTCAAACACATGGAGATATACATTATTAACAcgaaatatctaaaaaaaaaataattcactaAGAAAATATACAGTGATGattcataaaaaagaaagtgtaaacaaaattatgagaGTTGAAAGTCCATAGGTGGTGGAGGATTTGATCTTCATGGATGGAATTAAGGAATTATTTTGCTATTGTCCTTATTTTTCCGTGAGGCTTAATAATGCAAAATTGATCAGCCAACATAACTTCAAAGTAGGTTGGATGTTTATCTTCTCATAATTATCATCATTCTCATTCATACAGCACCAATAAAGGCAAAAACCCCTTATTTTTATCACTGTCACCATGATGCCCTTGCCTTTGTCTTTTCTCCTTTggatttttcttcaattttcaaaCAATTCAACAATTACTTTACAAAACCAATTGACTTGTAGCTTCCTTACCAAAAAAAGATCTTTAATCTTTAACGTACATATAATTCTACTGGTCATTACTGAACAACTCTGCATATCATTACCAGAAAATTTgtcttaacatttttttcccATCTCTCATCAAACCCCATTCTCCCTCAAATTCTTATcaatgtacaatttttttaccaaagaaaaaaaaaatggaaccaATGATGGTAGTATACGACATTAACCCAACCGGGTAGTTTATTAAGTTTAGAAGATTGTTTGTCCCTTTGAATCAACACAACATATTAGAAAAAAGAAGGAACTAATTTTTAACGTACTTTTCTATTTTGTCCTTTTTCCTTGTGTTAAATatcaaaacaaagataaaatattttgaaaaaacaatataaagtcGTATATAAAGAAGCAGGCggattttttttataggaaATAGTGTGATAAAAACTATAAACATTAATCTGCACgtgttaaaagaaatatatggtGTTTGGTAGAGGAAAACAAAAGGTgaaaaatggatattaaaataaaataggaatAAAGATGTAAAATTGAAGGATAAatgaaaagaaggaaaatatatGTGGAAGTGGTTTTGGGAGGGATGAGGTGGCAGTGTCTcatgaagtaaaaaaaaaaaaataatgatggTATTGATTCACAGGAGTTGGGTTTCCCTTCGTTTGTCTCTTTCAGTCTTTTTTAATAGATGAAGAAGTCAGTATTCCACGTGCTCCTGGGGAGTCTCCCCTGTTCCACTACCCTACGCTACTCTTTTCAATGCTACAATACtcattcttttcattttcattttcatttctctCACTCCCATCATTCACATGGAACAACCCATGAAAGGAGGCGGAGGAGGAAGAGTCGGCGTCGGAGAGGACCACGACATCTCCGACGGAATGCAGTGCACCGACCACCCTTTCCGAAACAACCCAGGTGCCATCTGCGCCTTCTGCCTCCAGGAGAAGCTCGGCAAGCTTgtttcctcttccttccctcTCCCCATCCACGCTCcttcctcctcttcctcctccCCTTCTTTCAGATCCGACCGACCACCCTCCTCCTCCGCCACGCGCCCTTCTCTCCCTCCCACCGCCACCTCACCACCCGCACcttcctcttcctcctcctcctcctccctccCCCACTCCCACTACCACCACTACTACGCCCGCAGAACCCGCCTCCCTTTTCTCTTGTCcaagaacaagaagaagaagcccTCGCCCAATGCATCCTCCCACCTCGTTCTCAAGCGCAGCAAGTCCACCGCCACGCCCCGCAGAAACCACTCCTTCCTCGACGCCGACCACGACCAGGATTTCAGTCCCAGGAAGAGACACGGCTTCTGGTCCTTTCTCTACCTCTCTTCCAAGTCATCCAAGAAACTCAACTCCAAGAGCTTCACAGAGTCCAGCACCAACACCAACATCAACATCAGCCACCCGCCCAGGATCTCTACCATTAACTCCGCACCGGGAACTGCTTCTGTCAACCCCAAGGAAAACACCTCCTCTGCTTCTTCTCTCAGGACTGACATTGTTGTTCAACAGGACGCCAATAACAACACCGGTAACAGTCCCACTGCCCATGCCACTTCTTCCATGGAGCGTAAGGTTTCGAGATCCAGATCTGTTGGCTGTGGCAGCAGAAGCTTCTCCGGGGACTTCTTCGAGAGGATTTCCACCGGCTTCGGAGATTGCACTCTCCGGAGGGTGGAGTCTCAGCGTGAAGGTAAGCCCAAGGTGGCCGGTGGTGGCGCTGCCGCCGTGAGTCGTGGCGGCGGCgatcaccatcaccaccattGCATGAAGGAGAGAGTGAGGTGCGGGGGATTGTTTAGTGGGTTCATGATGACTTCGTCTTCTTCCTCGTCTTCCTCCTCGTCTTATTGGGTGTCTTCTTCTGCTGACGACGCCGCAAATGGGAAATCGGCGACTGTGGCACTGTCTCATAATAGGGGTAGGAGTTGGGGTTGGGCTTTTGCGAGTCCCATGAGAGCTTTCAGCGGCAAACCCTCTTCCAAAGAGAGTAATAGGAGAGATATCATTAGAGATGCCAATGACGGTAAGAATGCTGCGCCAAACTTATCGGCCATACCCTCCTTGCTCGCCGTCAAAAGCTGAGAACAGAAGGGGCAAAGAAGAAAAggggaaaaaaacaaaaagagagtATAAATCTGGGAGCTTTAACTTGGTTTATTATACACATTAGTACGATGTTAATGTTAATCACTGtctattattactattactactTTGTTTATCTTGTGGATGAGTGTTAATTTTCCTTCATTACTAGTAATCTAATACTATTCAagttccttcttcttcttccgtTTCTTTCATGATTCCATTCTCTGCATACTTCGTGAATTGTGATCAGATTCCGCAAATGAGAAGAAGGCTTGGTGGCAGGGAATGGAGTGTGGTCGAGAAGAGGGGAAGAAAATCTCGATGCATTTAATTCTCTGTCATCACGTGGTTTGTTTGAACTGCGACAGCACGTTGTAATTTTTAGGCGTCCTTCTTGTTATTCCATTCCACACTCCACACTTGTGTTACGGCAAAGacgtgtaattttttttttatttgccaAAATCACTATTCACATGCATACACATGTTTGAAGGTGGTGGAGATATATGCATAGATTCGGTGTGAGTGAATGTTATCTGTTGTGTGCAATTTAATATAAGCTTTCATCtattaatttatgattattaGTCGGTgtgtagattgaaaaatgttgtaCTGAAGAAGAGTTGGGTGATGAAAGATGGTTGGAAGAGAAGTGAAGTGGTCCTGGGTAGTAGTATAGTAGGAGATTGGAATTGAAGTAGATGATGTTGTAGTTACAGAGCGTGGTGGCATTTATTCGAAAGTTGTAGTGTACACCTAATTGGCAGTGCTAGTAATTGTTTAACGCATTTATATCTGGAGTATTCCATTTGCATAGCTGTGTAGAAAGCCACTGGTTTATCATGTGCCTAGGAAAGTGCATGAAGCAGCACCATGTCATAGCTCTCAAGGACGGGTATAGGGTATTGGTGATGTGTGAACACAACCAAGGATTTATTATATCTCATCCATCACAAATGGACACCAACACTTGTAAAAGGGACACCTGGTGGAACCAAGAAGATGCATGGTCACTGTATTGTTTTTGTGGAGAAAAATGGAGTAATGGTGGTGTCAGTTACCTTTACGGGACGGCGAAGAAAGGTTAATTAAGTTAAACACCAGACGACCGTTGATGATGCCTGAAATGCAGTTTATGAAATCGATAAAAATGAGTTTTctgaaaattgttaaattttttttatcgagtTTGATACATTGATGTATTATAAAAATAGCAGAGGGAGCGCAAGTGTTTTTCTTCCTTTGTGTTTCAATATTCCTTCttcttgttttgttgttttttcatGATTGTGTTTGATTAGTCGTCTTGTTTTTAAGTGGATGATTGACTTATGGTTCTACATGCGTGTTTCTCTCTTTCATACTTTTTTGTCGATACCGTTTATGCAAATTGCTTCGCCATCTCTTTCAAAAACATGTtatgaaattattgaaaaatataccTAAATCACCTGGGAGTATCTAATCTTTGGTGTATGAATCTAACACGATAGGACATGGTCATGAAAACTCTCATATACTattgtaatttgttttattcTGTTACAAACAATGGTAATTCATCTAACTAATCctcaaaatatttctaacactACGGGctaacattcatttttttttttttattaaaaatgtttagaTTATTGTAGTGATAAGTTGGAAAATGATGTATTAAGTTTTATCATTCAAGATTTGAAGAATTGTGTTGTGATAGGTAATATTTGGCCaaccttaaaataaaatttataatatttcgACCTACtttaaagtaaattttgttCTTCAAAAGTTTTGATTGTGATAATAAACctttttccaaacaagaaagagaaaaaaaatagacttCTTGTTGGAGAGAGAAGTAGGAAGAGGAGGTTATAGGGTCTTTGACATCTGTAGAAAGGTTGAAGCTTGAGAAAAGCTtgagaaaaggagaagaaagatagtgtagatgaagaagaagaaagactTAATAGACGTCACattcaatcttttaaaaaaaatatgattgttCCTGCAACTAAATGCGGGAGAAATTTTCGTAACTAAATGTAggtgaacaaaaaataaattgtgactTTCATAATTTAATGGGATATTAATTCAGAAAAagtttgtcattttttttgGGAGAGACCTTCTTATTTAAGCTGTGTTCTTTTGAGAGGAAGGATTAGAAGGAGAGGAAAAACAAGAGATGACAAAGATTAAAGGATAAAGTGTTAAAAAGGATCTGTCTAATACTCTTAACCACAAGTGGATCTGTGTTGATTAATGAGTTTCTTACTTGTTTAAAGTGAATCTTGAAGgattctttaaggtttaaaactTAGTTAATCAAACacacagttctgggttaatggactgttttaaAACAACCAAGAAGGattaaaaga contains:
- the LOC114179813 gene encoding uncharacterized protein DDB_G0271670-like, with translation MEQPMKGGGGGRVGVGEDHDISDGMQCTDHPFRNNPGAICAFCLQEKLGKLVSSSFPLPIHAPSSSSSSPSFRSDRPPSSSATRPSLPPTATSPPAPSSSSSSSSLPHSHYHHYYARRTRLPFLLSKNKKKKPSPNASSHLVLKRSKSTATPRRNHSFLDADHDQDFSPRKRHGFWSFLYLSSKSSKKLNSKSFTESSTNTNINISHPPRISTINSAPGTASVNPKENTSSASSLRTDIVVQQDANNNTGNSPTAHATSSMERKVSRSRSVGCGSRSFSGDFFERISTGFGDCTLRRVESQREGKPKVAGGGAAAVSRGGGDHHHHHCMKERVRCGGLFSGFMMTSSSSSSSSSSYWVSSSADDAANGKSATVALSHNRGRSWGWAFASPMRAFSGKPSSKESNRRDIIRDANDGKNAAPNLSAIPSLLAVKS